From the Oceanicaulis alexandrii DSM 11625 genome, one window contains:
- a CDS encoding iron-sulfur cluster assembly scaffold protein, translating into MSDIYSNDLLELAADIPHIGRLSAPHGSAHKVSRICGSELTLDLKLDEGRISEIGLELQACALGQASASVFARSAIGADLDEIRAAREALRAMLKEGAPPPGGRFSALVALQPAAAYRQRHGSILLAFDAALEAFEAALAQTQA; encoded by the coding sequence ATGAGCGACATCTATTCCAACGACCTGCTCGAACTGGCGGCTGATATCCCGCATATCGGCCGCCTGAGCGCTCCCCATGGCAGCGCCCACAAGGTCTCCCGGATTTGCGGGTCCGAGCTGACGCTGGACCTCAAACTGGATGAAGGGCGTATTTCCGAAATCGGGCTTGAGCTGCAAGCCTGTGCGCTGGGCCAGGCCAGCGCCAGCGTGTTCGCCCGGTCGGCGATCGGGGCTGACCTGGACGAAATTCGCGCCGCGCGGGAAGCGCTACGGGCGATGCTGAAAGAGGGTGCGCCGCCGCCAGGCGGCCGGTTTTCCGCCCTGGTCGCGCTTCAGCCCGCCGCCGCCTATCGCCAGCGTCATGGGTCTATACTGCTGGCGTTTGACGCGGCGCTGGAGGCTTTTGAGGCGGCGCTCGCTCAAACTCAGGCCTAA
- the yidD gene encoding membrane protein insertion efficiency factor YidD, translating into MCRRAGLARLPTRVGLVLLRAYQIGLSPILYAFGVRCRHQPSCSNYATDCVREQGLWRGSWLAAGRVLRCRPGGSWGYDPAPAPRPRTAWWKVWALREGPVRDRQGYIHPAGETPDRE; encoded by the coding sequence ATGTGTAGACGAGCTGGACTTGCACGCTTGCCGACTCGCGTTGGACTGGTATTGCTGCGCGCTTATCAAATCGGACTGTCTCCGATCCTTTACGCGTTTGGCGTGCGTTGCCGACATCAGCCCAGTTGTTCGAACTACGCAACCGATTGCGTTCGCGAACAAGGGTTGTGGCGCGGCTCCTGGCTGGCGGCGGGTCGAGTGCTTCGGTGCCGGCCAGGCGGCAGCTGGGGATATGACCCGGCTCCCGCACCTCGCCCGAGAACGGCGTGGTGGAAAGTCTGGGCGCTGCGCGAGGGGCCAGTGCGAGACAGGCAAGGCTACATACATCCGGCGGGTGAAACGCCGGATCGTGAATGA